Proteins encoded by one window of Spirochaetaceae bacterium:
- a CDS encoding restriction endonuclease subunit S: MFAGLKSYPEMKDSGIDWLGEIPAHWKMLRLKSSVTNVLEYASETPREGDIVVALENVESWTGRVTHADLGSSFDSQLKRFQAGDVLYGKLRPYLAKVARSPVTGLCVGEFLVLRPRSRTYVGAYLEHLLRSKPLIDAVDSSTFGAKMPRASWQFMGAMPVARPPLSEQAEIVRVLRHADRRIRRYIRSKHKLIDLLKEQRQTVIQQAVTGQIDVRTGERYASYKSSGVDWLRNIPAHWEMVRNRRLFVQRNEIGFPDLPILEVSLKTGVRVREFEKSGRKQTMSNRGDYKRAVKGDIAYNMMRMWQGAVGVTPVNGLVSPAYVVAKALPGNDPRYFGSLFRTSAYMVEVDKYSRGIVKDRNRLYWEDFKQMPSPCPPPDEQVLVADAIDRNAVIIREAIQQVERQIDVVREYGTRLIADVVTGKLDVRSAVTVLPGEDGLGSAGESEEDSTVEREVTV; this comes from the coding sequence ATGTTCGCTGGCCTGAAGAGTTACCCCGAAATGAAGGACTCCGGCATCGATTGGCTGGGCGAGATTCCCGCGCACTGGAAGATGTTGCGGCTCAAGTCGTCTGTAACCAACGTACTGGAATACGCGTCAGAAACTCCGAGGGAGGGCGACATTGTCGTCGCCTTGGAGAACGTAGAGAGCTGGACCGGTCGCGTTACTCATGCGGACTTGGGGTCGTCGTTTGACAGTCAGTTGAAGCGCTTTCAAGCCGGCGACGTCTTGTATGGTAAGCTGCGCCCATATCTGGCGAAAGTCGCCCGCTCTCCGGTCACTGGCCTATGCGTCGGGGAGTTCCTCGTTCTTCGACCGCGAAGCCGAACCTACGTAGGAGCATACCTGGAGCACCTTCTGCGCTCTAAGCCGCTAATCGACGCCGTAGACAGCTCGACATTTGGGGCGAAGATGCCCCGCGCTAGCTGGCAATTCATGGGGGCGATGCCAGTCGCTCGACCGCCTCTCTCAGAGCAAGCCGAGATCGTCCGGGTCCTCAGACACGCAGACCGGCGCATTCGGCGTTATATCCGCTCCAAGCACAAGTTGATCGATCTGCTGAAGGAGCAGAGGCAGACCGTCATTCAACAAGCCGTCACGGGCCAGATCGACGTGCGCACCGGTGAGCGGTACGCGTCATACAAATCCTCCGGCGTGGATTGGTTGAGAAACATCCCGGCGCATTGGGAGATGGTTAGAAATCGCCGTCTTTTTGTTCAGCGTAACGAGATCGGGTTCCCTGACCTTCCGATTCTAGAGGTCTCGTTGAAAACCGGTGTTCGTGTGCGCGAGTTCGAGAAGTCAGGCAGAAAACAAACGATGTCGAATCGCGGCGATTACAAGCGGGCAGTCAAGGGGGATATCGCCTATAACATGATGCGAATGTGGCAAGGAGCCGTCGGGGTTACTCCGGTCAATGGCCTGGTAAGCCCCGCATACGTCGTTGCCAAGGCGTTGCCAGGAAACGATCCACGTTACTTCGGCTCCCTATTCCGGACCAGCGCCTATATGGTTGAGGTTGACAAGTACTCCCGAGGCATCGTCAAGGACCGCAATCGGTTGTACTGGGAGGACTTCAAACAGATGCCATCCCCTTGTCCGCCGCCGGATGAGCAAGTGCTTGTCGCCGACGCGATAGACCGCAACGCTGTGATCATAAGGGAAGCGATACAACAAGTAGAGCGGCAGATCGACGTAGTCCGCGAGTACGGCACCCGTCTCATCGCCGACGTCGTCACCGGCAAGCTCGATGTGCGATCGGCAGTCACTGTACTACCCGGAGAAGATGGCCTTGGCAGCGCCGGGGAATCGGAAGAAGATTCGACAGTCGAACGGGAAGTGACGGTATGA
- a CDS encoding type II toxin-antitoxin system HicB family antitoxin: MGKAEYLVIVEKYGAGSYGAYVPELPGIGVAGETEDEVRDLVAEAIRLYLEELERGENAAAESVVVNHYTIAV, encoded by the coding sequence ATGGGAAAGGCTGAGTATCTCGTCATTGTGGAGAAGTACGGCGCCGGTTCGTATGGTGCGTACGTACCGGAACTTCCGGGCATCGGCGTGGCTGGCGAAACCGAGGATGAAGTTCGTGACCTCGTGGCCGAGGCAATCCGGCTGTACCTGGAGGAGCTGGAGCGGGGCGAGAACGCCGCCGCCGAGTCGGTGGTGGTAAACCACTACACCATCGCGGTTTGA
- a CDS encoding carbohydrate ABC transporter permease — protein sequence MSTAAVAGSGRRRVPSLAPTYVVLTLMAIFSLYPIVMLSFNSLKTNREIGANPLGPPVGEIQMQNYGKAWVNGRYAVTMRNSAVISAGTAAMVLVAAGLAGYSLARLRPRGGDVLLVVFLVSSAMPLLLFLFPLFFMWKHLGLINNLAGVMIIHAARFATFSTFLLRAYMVSIPRDFEDAALIDGANRLQVFTRIIVPITKPGFLTVALIVMLWGWNEFLVSVTFIHDPNLKPVATSLYAFASRFDRDWALTNAASVLMLAPAVILFLIFQRQFIQGMTQGAVKG from the coding sequence ATGAGCACCGCCGCGGTGGCGGGCTCCGGCCGCCGGCGGGTGCCGTCGCTGGCCCCAACCTACGTCGTGCTGACCCTGATGGCGATCTTCTCGCTCTACCCGATCGTCATGCTGTCGTTCAACTCGCTCAAGACCAACCGCGAGATCGGCGCCAATCCGCTCGGGCCGCCGGTGGGCGAGATCCAGATGCAGAACTACGGCAAGGCATGGGTGAACGGGCGCTACGCCGTCACCATGCGCAACAGCGCCGTCATCTCGGCCGGTACCGCGGCCATGGTGCTGGTCGCGGCCGGCCTGGCCGGCTACTCGCTGGCGCGCCTGCGGCCGCGCGGCGGCGACGTGCTGCTGGTGGTGTTCCTGGTGTCCTCGGCCATGCCGCTGCTGCTGTTCCTGTTCCCGCTGTTCTTCATGTGGAAGCACCTGGGGCTGATCAACAACCTGGCCGGCGTCATGATCATCCATGCCGCCCGCTTCGCCACCTTCTCCACCTTCCTGCTGCGCGCTTACATGGTCTCCATCCCGCGCGATTTCGAGGACGCGGCGCTGATCGACGGCGCCAACCGCCTGCAGGTGTTCACCCGCATCATCGTGCCGATCACCAAGCCGGGATTCCTGACCGTGGCCCTGATCGTGATGCTGTGGGGGTGGAACGAGTTCCTGGTCTCGGTCACGTTCATTCACGACCCGAACCTGAAACCGGTCGCCACCAGCCTGTACGCGTTCGCCAGCCGTTTCGACCGCGACTGGGCACTGACCAACGCCGCCTCGGTTCTGATGCTGGCTCCAGCGGTCATCCTGTTCCTGATCTTCCAGCGCCAGTTCATCCAGGGAATGACCCAGGGCGCGGTGAAGGGCTGA
- a CDS encoding ABC transporter substrate-binding protein, whose protein sequence is MKTTVVALILALAAAVAFGAGTEEGAADVQKVVWWTSSLQTEYRPAIQELFLDPLAEAHPEVELELVYMEDYYRTTQTAIQAGAGPDIIQLGGPGYALEYWSAGQLSDMSDLAGHYGWESRLLGWAYESGTSADGSLITLPMHYETLLLFYNETLFEQYGLEPPANRADVEKVCGVAVVEGLICFSHYVARNRWQFPAMWGGYAGHDRFYAASIQEMRWDHPLLVEAMEYWNSQVQAGWWGGDLETYYSMGYADANSALMEGDALMMINGTWVTESLISMEAESGNHWNFVQTPPLRDGVEPVYELSIGESIALSASAKHRDAAGTVLNFLFEDTTRAAKIAESTRFSSWFPPLHYKEADFGSDIDPRITRWISEFSLETGRGKTGYPVWGYWPPQSKTWAEQEIVKVHNGDMTAADFMAAFQEVYAADYAEAGMPIPPAPNTRSP, encoded by the coding sequence ATGAAGACGACCGTTGTCGCGCTTATCTTGGCGTTGGCCGCCGCGGTGGCGTTTGGGGCGGGCACCGAAGAGGGGGCCGCCGACGTGCAGAAGGTGGTGTGGTGGACGTCGAGCCTGCAGACGGAATACCGGCCGGCGATCCAGGAGCTGTTTCTGGACCCGTTGGCCGAGGCACACCCGGAGGTCGAGCTGGAGCTGGTGTACATGGAGGACTACTACCGCACCACCCAGACGGCGATTCAGGCGGGCGCCGGGCCGGACATCATTCAGCTTGGCGGGCCGGGTTACGCGCTGGAGTACTGGAGCGCCGGCCAGCTCTCCGACATGAGCGACCTGGCCGGCCACTACGGGTGGGAGAGCCGGCTGCTCGGCTGGGCCTACGAGTCCGGTACCAGCGCGGACGGCTCGCTGATCACCCTGCCGATGCACTACGAGACGCTGCTCTTGTTCTACAACGAGACCTTGTTTGAGCAGTACGGCCTGGAGCCGCCGGCGAACCGCGCCGACGTGGAGAAGGTCTGTGGCGTCGCGGTTGTCGAGGGGCTGATCTGCTTTTCCCACTACGTGGCGCGTAACCGCTGGCAGTTCCCGGCCATGTGGGGCGGCTACGCGGGCCATGACCGGTTCTACGCCGCCAGCATCCAGGAGATGCGCTGGGACCACCCGCTGCTGGTGGAGGCGATGGAGTACTGGAACTCGCAGGTGCAGGCCGGCTGGTGGGGCGGCGACCTGGAGACCTACTACAGCATGGGCTACGCGGACGCCAACAGCGCGCTGATGGAAGGCGACGCGCTGATGATGATCAACGGCACCTGGGTCACCGAGTCGCTGATCTCGATGGAAGCCGAGTCCGGCAATCACTGGAACTTCGTGCAGACGCCGCCCCTGCGCGACGGCGTGGAGCCGGTCTACGAGCTCAGCATCGGCGAGAGCATCGCCCTGAGCGCGTCGGCGAAGCATCGCGATGCCGCCGGCACCGTGCTGAATTTCCTGTTCGAGGACACCACGCGGGCGGCCAAGATCGCCGAATCGACCCGTTTTTCGAGCTGGTTCCCGCCGCTCCACTACAAGGAAGCGGATTTCGGTTCCGACATCGACCCGCGCATCACCAGGTGGATCTCCGAGTTCAGCCTGGAGACCGGGCGCGGCAAGACCGGATACCCGGTGTGGGGCTACTGGCCGCCGCAATCCAAGACCTGGGCCGAGCAGGAAATCGTCAAGGTGCACAACGGCGACATGACCGCGGCCGACTTCATGGCTGCCTTCCAGGAGGTATACGCCGCCGACTATGCCGAGGCGGGCATGCCGATTCCCCCGGCGCCGAACACCCGCAGTCCGTGA
- a CDS encoding DUF1778 domain-containing protein: MRSDHAQRDCRLSQQEFVHGVSTRLATDHDMPYFGRTMQADQNRHRNQRIEVRATPEDRALIDRAVAAAGTSVTAFVLGSVTTAARQVLADRTEFVLSPEAADAWEAINARPARDLPGLRELIRRPSPFVAE, encoded by the coding sequence TTGCGCTCCGATCATGCCCAGCGCGACTGCCGGCTATCACAGCAGGAATTCGTCCACGGTGTGTCGACCCGGTTGGCGACGGATCACGACATGCCCTACTTTGGCCGTACAATGCAGGCTGATCAGAACCGCCACCGCAATCAGCGCATCGAAGTCAGGGCGACCCCGGAGGACCGCGCGCTGATCGACCGGGCCGTGGCCGCCGCCGGCACCAGTGTGACCGCATTCGTGTTGGGCAGCGTTACGACCGCCGCCCGCCAAGTGCTCGCGGATCGTACCGAGTTCGTCCTGTCTCCCGAAGCTGCCGATGCGTGGGAGGCGATCAACGCGCGCCCGGCGCGAGATCTGCCCGGGCTGCGCGAACTGATCAGGCGGCCGTCGCCCTTCGTCGCGGAGTGA
- a CDS encoding ABC transporter permease — MGRYLVRRFLYVIVVLWIVSVVSFLIIQLPPGDYLTSYIMQLQESGSEVGAAEIAALKRQYGLDLPIPLRYVNWAAGTLRGDFGFSFEWNRPVSELIGERLALTTVISIITMLFTFVVAVPVGVYSATHQYSVGDFTFTTLGFMGLAIPNFFLALILMYLFSRFLDISVAGLFSTEYLRAGWSLGKVFDLLKHLPVPIIVVGTAGTAELIRVMRGSLLDELRKQYVITARAKGVSERSLLFKYPVRMAINPIVSSVSWLLPQIVSGATITAVVLNLPTTGPLLLGALLSEDIYLSSTIVMLLGFMTVIGTFVSDMLLVSIDPRIRFAR; from the coding sequence ATGGGCCGATACCTGGTACGCCGGTTCCTGTACGTGATCGTCGTTCTCTGGATCGTGTCGGTCGTGTCGTTCCTGATCATCCAACTGCCGCCGGGCGACTACCTGACCAGCTACATCATGCAGCTCCAGGAGTCGGGCAGCGAGGTGGGCGCCGCGGAGATCGCCGCGCTGAAGCGGCAGTACGGGCTCGACCTGCCGATCCCGTTGCGCTACGTGAACTGGGCGGCGGGCACCCTGCGGGGCGACTTCGGGTTCTCGTTCGAGTGGAACCGGCCGGTTTCCGAACTGATCGGAGAACGGCTCGCCCTCACCACCGTGATATCCATCATCACCATGCTGTTCACCTTCGTGGTGGCGGTCCCGGTGGGCGTGTACTCGGCCACCCACCAGTACTCGGTGGGCGACTTCACCTTCACCACGCTCGGCTTCATGGGCCTGGCGATTCCCAACTTCTTCCTGGCCCTGATCCTGATGTACCTGTTCTCGCGCTTCCTGGACATCAGCGTCGCCGGGCTGTTCTCCACCGAGTACCTGCGCGCCGGCTGGAGCCTGGGCAAGGTGTTCGACCTGCTGAAGCACCTGCCGGTGCCGATCATCGTGGTCGGCACGGCGGGCACGGCGGAACTGATCCGGGTGATGCGCGGGTCGCTGCTCGACGAGCTGCGCAAGCAGTACGTGATCACGGCCCGGGCCAAGGGGGTGAGCGAGCGCTCGCTGCTGTTCAAGTACCCGGTGCGCATGGCGATCAACCCGATCGTCAGCTCGGTGAGCTGGTTGTTGCCGCAGATCGTGTCGGGGGCCACCATCACCGCGGTGGTGCTGAACCTGCCCACCACCGGGCCGCTGCTGCTGGGCGCGCTGCTCAGCGAGGACATCTACCTGTCCTCCACCATCGTCATGCTGCTGGGCTTCATGACCGTGATCGGCACGTTCGTGTCGGACATGCTGCTGGTGTCGATCGACCCGCGCATCCGGTTTGCGCGCTGA
- a CDS encoding type I restriction endonuclease subunit R — protein sequence MTTDTTEFGLERLICARLAGHPCDPPAEGAVADPPAGYGGVGWSGGSFHDYDREHCVDLVQLGAFLRVTQPEAAEALALWQDGPTRRVFLTRLQSEVAKRGTIDVLRNGIKHGPLHLDVFYGTPSEHNLQAQERYGQNRFTVTRQLRYSRDEAQRALDIGLFINGLPVFTFELKNSFTKQTADDAVLQYQQDRNPREKLFEFGRCIAHFAVDEREVQFCTHLKGKESWFLPFNRGWNDGAGNPPNPHGLAIDYLWREVLPTVSVTNILENYAQVVEERDDKTGRKRRAQVWPRYHQLDVVRRLLADAGSHGVGRRYLIQHSAGSGKSNSIAWLAHQLIGLTRDDTPVFDSIIVVTDRRILDRQIRDTIRQYAQVSATVGHADRSGDLRRFIESGKKIIISTVQKFPFILDEIGNEQRGRSFAIIIDEAHSSQGGRTSAAMAQALSAAGEVDEEETYEDQINRLMESRRLLPNASYFAFTATPKNKTLEIFGTPDPQPDGTVRHHAFHSYTMKQAIQEGFILDVLARYTPVDSYYKLAKTVEDDPEFDVKKAQRKLRRFVEGSDHAIRLKAEIMVDHFHDQVLAQGKIGGAARAMVVTNGIERAIQYYHAISDYLAERKSRFQALVAFSGEHEYGGAKLSEASLNGLPSAQIADRLQEDPYRFLVCADKFQTGYDEPLLHTMYVDKTLSGIKAVQTLSRLNRAHPKKHDVFVLDFLNDADTIRAAFADFYRATILADETDPNKLHDLQADLDLAQVYSEEQVEELVRRYLGGAERDRLDPILDACVAVYLRELDEDGQVEFKGNAKAFIRTYGFLSAVLPYSNPGWEKRSIFLNLLVPKLPAPVEPDLAKGILDAIDLDSYRVEKQAMQKILLPDEDAEIGPVPTSAGGSRPEPELDRLSVILRTFNEHFGDIRWEDADRVRQLIIDTIPSRVAADTAFRNARQNSDRQNARIEHDRALLRVMTAVMRDDTELFKQFMDNASFKRWLTDTVFSLAYEPAATQ from the coding sequence ATGACCACCGACACCACGGAGTTCGGGCTGGAACGGCTGATCTGCGCGCGATTGGCCGGGCATCCGTGCGATCCTCCTGCCGAGGGCGCCGTGGCCGATCCGCCCGCGGGCTATGGCGGGGTAGGCTGGAGCGGCGGGAGTTTCCATGACTACGACCGCGAGCACTGCGTCGATCTGGTGCAGCTCGGCGCGTTCCTGCGCGTTACCCAGCCCGAGGCCGCTGAGGCGCTGGCACTGTGGCAGGACGGTCCTACGCGGCGAGTGTTCCTGACACGGCTGCAGAGCGAGGTCGCCAAGCGCGGCACCATAGACGTGCTGCGCAACGGCATCAAGCACGGGCCGCTGCACCTGGACGTCTTCTACGGTACGCCCTCGGAGCACAACCTGCAGGCGCAGGAGCGGTACGGGCAGAACCGGTTCACGGTCACGCGGCAGCTTCGCTACAGCCGGGATGAGGCGCAGCGGGCGCTGGACATCGGGCTGTTCATCAACGGGCTGCCGGTGTTCACGTTCGAGTTGAAGAACAGCTTCACCAAGCAGACCGCGGACGACGCCGTGTTGCAGTACCAGCAGGATCGCAATCCGCGCGAGAAGCTGTTCGAGTTCGGGCGCTGCATCGCGCACTTCGCGGTGGACGAGCGCGAGGTGCAGTTCTGCACCCATCTCAAGGGAAAGGAGTCTTGGTTTCTGCCGTTCAACCGCGGCTGGAACGACGGTGCGGGCAACCCGCCCAACCCGCACGGGCTGGCGATCGACTACCTGTGGCGCGAGGTGCTGCCGACGGTGAGCGTGACCAACATCCTGGAGAACTACGCCCAGGTGGTAGAGGAGAGGGACGACAAGACCGGCAGGAAGCGGCGGGCGCAGGTCTGGCCGCGCTACCACCAGCTCGACGTGGTGCGCCGTCTGCTGGCCGACGCCGGCTCCCACGGGGTGGGCCGGCGCTACCTGATCCAGCATTCGGCGGGCAGCGGCAAGAGCAACTCCATCGCCTGGCTGGCGCATCAGCTCATCGGGCTGACCAGGGACGACACGCCGGTGTTCGACTCGATCATCGTGGTAACCGACCGGCGCATTCTCGACCGGCAGATCCGCGACACCATCCGGCAGTACGCCCAGGTGTCGGCGACGGTCGGGCACGCGGACCGCTCGGGCGACCTGCGGCGGTTCATCGAGAGCGGCAAGAAGATCATCATCTCCACGGTGCAGAAGTTCCCGTTCATCCTCGACGAGATCGGCAACGAGCAGCGCGGGCGCAGCTTCGCGATCATCATCGACGAGGCGCACTCCAGCCAGGGCGGCCGCACCAGTGCGGCGATGGCGCAGGCGCTGTCGGCGGCCGGTGAGGTGGACGAGGAGGAGACCTACGAGGACCAGATCAACCGCCTGATGGAGTCGCGCAGGCTGCTGCCCAACGCCAGCTACTTCGCGTTTACCGCCACGCCCAAGAACAAGACGCTGGAGATCTTCGGCACGCCGGACCCGCAGCCGGACGGGACGGTGCGGCATCACGCGTTCCACAGCTACACGATGAAGCAGGCGATCCAGGAGGGGTTCATTCTCGACGTGCTCGCCCGCTACACGCCGGTAGACAGCTACTACAAGCTGGCCAAGACGGTCGAGGATGACCCGGAGTTCGACGTCAAGAAGGCGCAGAGGAAGCTGCGCCGATTCGTGGAGGGCAGCGACCACGCGATCCGCCTCAAGGCCGAGATCATGGTCGACCACTTCCACGACCAGGTGCTCGCGCAGGGCAAGATCGGCGGCGCGGCGCGGGCGATGGTGGTCACCAACGGCATCGAGCGCGCCATCCAGTACTACCACGCCATCAGTGACTACCTGGCCGAGCGCAAGAGCCGCTTTCAGGCCCTGGTCGCGTTCTCCGGCGAGCACGAGTACGGCGGCGCGAAGCTGAGCGAGGCGTCGTTGAACGGCCTGCCGTCGGCACAGATCGCCGACCGCCTCCAGGAGGATCCCTACCGCTTCCTGGTGTGCGCGGACAAGTTCCAGACCGGTTACGACGAGCCGCTGTTGCACACCATGTACGTGGACAAGACCCTGTCGGGGATCAAGGCGGTGCAGACCTTGTCGCGCCTCAACCGGGCGCATCCCAAGAAGCACGACGTGTTCGTGCTCGACTTTCTGAACGACGCCGACACCATCCGCGCGGCGTTCGCGGACTTCTACCGGGCGACGATCCTGGCCGACGAGACCGACCCCAACAAGCTGCACGACCTGCAGGCCGACCTTGACCTGGCTCAGGTCTACTCCGAGGAGCAGGTAGAGGAACTGGTGCGGCGCTACCTTGGCGGTGCCGAGCGCGACCGGCTCGATCCGATCCTGGATGCCTGCGTGGCGGTGTACCTGCGCGAGCTGGACGAGGACGGGCAAGTCGAGTTCAAGGGCAACGCCAAGGCGTTCATCCGCACCTACGGCTTTCTCTCCGCGGTGCTGCCGTACAGCAACCCGGGCTGGGAGAAGCGCTCGATCTTCCTCAACCTGCTGGTGCCGAAGCTGCCGGCGCCGGTGGAGCCAGACCTTGCCAAGGGGATCCTGGACGCCATCGACCTGGACAGCTACCGGGTGGAGAAGCAGGCGATGCAGAAGATCCTGCTGCCGGACGAGGACGCCGAGATCGGCCCGGTGCCCACATCGGCCGGCGGCTCCCGCCCGGAGCCGGAGCTGGACCGGCTCTCCGTCATCCTGCGCACCTTTAACGAGCACTTCGGCGACATCCGGTGGGAGGACGCCGACCGCGTGCGGCAGCTCATCATCGACACCATCCCGTCCCGCGTCGCCGCCGACACCGCGTTCCGCAACGCGCGGCAGAACTCAGACCGCCAGAACGCCCGCATCGAGCACGACAGGGCACTGCTCCGCGTGATGACCGCCGTGATGCGCGACGACACCGAGCTGTTCAAGCAGTTCATGGACAACGCCAGCTTCAAGCGCTGGCTCACCGACACCGTGTTCTCCCTCGCCTACGAACCGGCTGCAACGCAATGA
- a CDS encoding DUF433 domain-containing protein — protein MESVPGRLSGAWVFTRTRVPVSALFGNLAAGATVKDFLEWFPGVEEWQVKAVLEHEVKSLDARVSLENPV, from the coding sequence GTGGAAAGCGTGCCCGGCAGACTCAGCGGAGCCTGGGTGTTCACCAGGACCCGAGTGCCGGTATCCGCTCTGTTCGGCAATCTCGCGGCGGGAGCCACGGTGAAGGACTTTCTCGAGTGGTTCCCGGGGGTGGAGGAATGGCAGGTCAAGGCGGTGTTGGAACACGAGGTCAAGAGCCTGGACGCTAGAGTGAGCCTTGAAAATCCTGTTTGA
- a CDS encoding sugar ABC transporter permease: protein MGDAVVVGTAPGLTRSRGRRSSLAGWTFLLPVIALNLVVIIGPAVASIYYSLTEWSGLGAPEFVGLGNYGQLLQDANFHKAFVNNVQWTVMNLTLPVGCGLFGAALLSRARRFSMVYRVVFFVPYVIASVVNVNIWRQIYHPLKGIGPYLAELVGFEWLNIKPLGDPDLVLYAVYFTNFWHWWGFLLVLYLAAMQSIDADLYDAAAVEGASGSQQFRFVTIPGILPTLMYSLLQTIIWSFLSFDYVFLMTEGGPGNASLLLAVYAYQNAFADFRVGYAAAIGMSLSFVAALVTLLFVMLRRRGWEV, encoded by the coding sequence ATGGGCGATGCCGTCGTCGTCGGAACCGCCCCGGGGCTGACCCGTTCCCGGGGCCGCAGGAGTTCTCTGGCCGGGTGGACGTTCCTGCTCCCGGTCATCGCGCTCAACCTGGTCGTCATCATCGGGCCCGCCGTGGCCAGCATCTACTACTCGCTGACCGAGTGGTCGGGCCTGGGAGCGCCGGAGTTCGTCGGCCTGGGGAATTACGGCCAGTTGCTGCAGGACGCGAACTTTCACAAGGCGTTCGTCAACAACGTCCAGTGGACGGTGATGAACCTGACGCTGCCGGTGGGATGCGGGCTGTTCGGCGCGGCGCTGCTGTCGCGGGCGCGCCGCTTCTCGATGGTCTACCGGGTGGTGTTCTTCGTTCCCTACGTGATCGCCAGCGTGGTCAACGTCAACATCTGGCGGCAGATCTACCACCCGCTGAAGGGCATCGGGCCCTACCTGGCCGAGCTCGTGGGGTTCGAGTGGCTCAACATCAAGCCGCTCGGCGACCCGGACCTGGTGCTGTACGCCGTCTACTTCACCAACTTCTGGCACTGGTGGGGCTTCCTGCTGGTGCTGTACCTGGCGGCCATGCAGTCGATCGACGCCGATCTGTACGACGCCGCAGCGGTCGAGGGCGCCAGTGGCAGCCAGCAGTTCCGCTTCGTCACCATCCCCGGCATCCTGCCGACCCTGATGTACTCGCTGCTGCAGACCATCATCTGGTCGTTCCTGTCGTTCGACTACGTGTTCCTGATGACCGAGGGTGGGCCCGGCAACGCCTCGCTGCTGCTCGCCGTGTACGCCTACCAGAACGCGTTCGCCGACTTCCGGGTCGGCTACGCCGCCGCCATCGGCATGTCGCTGAGCTTCGTGGCCGCCCTGGTGACGCTGCTGTTCGTCATGCTGCGGCGGCGGGGGTGGGAGGTATGA
- a CDS encoding type II toxin-antitoxin system VapC family toxin → MQRLLLDTHAFLWWVSEFARLTATARAAIADPRNDVFVSAVTGWEIAVKKAKGKLTAPDNLAAVVDTKGFTHLPLTYHHTEQAASLPMHHRDPFDRILVAQAQSEGLILVTRDRNIPKYGVRTIPA, encoded by the coding sequence ATGCAGCGGCTGTTGCTCGATACGCACGCATTTCTGTGGTGGGTATCCGAATTCGCCCGGCTCACGGCCACGGCGCGCGCCGCCATCGCCGATCCGCGCAACGATGTCTTCGTCAGCGCCGTGACCGGCTGGGAAATCGCCGTCAAGAAAGCCAAGGGAAAGTTGACCGCACCCGACAACCTGGCTGCCGTGGTCGACACCAAGGGCTTCACCCACCTGCCGCTGACCTACCACCACACCGAGCAGGCAGCCTCGCTCCCGATGCACCACCGCGACCCGTTCGATCGTATCCTGGTCGCCCAGGCCCAGTCCGAGGGGCTGATTCTCGTCACTCGGGACCGGAACATCCCGAAGTACGGAGTGCGCACCATTCCGGCCTGA